In Mycobacterium sp. JS623, one genomic interval encodes:
- the tet(V) gene encoding tetracycline efflux MFS transporter Tet(V), with the protein MVSTQFEIEQPVVDAGGWRVLAPFKFREYRLLIAAVSLSIFAEGMWAVVMALQVIELSNDPTSLSLVATCLGAGLVTFVLVGGLAADRISQRAIIIAVETVNVIAVSTIAVLGLTGVLKIWHMAVAAAALGIAAAFFFPAYSAILPRILPADQLLAANGVEGVVRPVFQRAIGPAIAGVVVGATFPSLGAVVVAALFAIGLALLVTSRPAMKTPVHQMDRPQLRRDLREGFVFMVRTPWLLWTLLFASMFVLVLLGPIEVLLPFIAKQRFEDGAQTFGFILAFFGVGSASGALAVSSGRLPRRYLTVMMTMWSVGSIPLVIVGFTSSFPLMAAATFVIGVTDGAGMVIWGTLLQRRVPTEMLGRVSSLDFFVSLAFMPVSFAIVGPLSKVVSMQTIFLVAGVVPVALAAVAMYAARMRRDELAHPLR; encoded by the coding sequence ATGGTGAGTACGCAATTCGAGATTGAGCAGCCGGTGGTCGACGCCGGCGGCTGGCGTGTGCTCGCACCGTTCAAATTCCGCGAGTACCGGCTGCTGATCGCCGCGGTCTCCTTATCGATCTTCGCCGAAGGCATGTGGGCCGTCGTGATGGCGCTTCAGGTCATCGAGCTCTCCAACGACCCGACCTCGCTGTCGCTCGTCGCCACCTGTCTCGGCGCCGGCCTGGTCACGTTCGTGTTGGTCGGTGGGCTGGCCGCAGACCGAATCAGCCAGCGCGCCATCATCATCGCCGTCGAGACTGTCAACGTGATCGCGGTGTCTACCATCGCGGTCCTCGGACTCACCGGTGTGCTGAAGATCTGGCACATGGCAGTGGCGGCTGCCGCTCTCGGCATTGCGGCCGCGTTCTTCTTTCCCGCCTACAGCGCGATCCTGCCGAGGATACTGCCCGCCGATCAGTTGCTCGCCGCCAACGGTGTCGAAGGTGTCGTGCGACCGGTGTTTCAGCGCGCCATCGGCCCCGCGATCGCGGGTGTTGTCGTCGGCGCGACGTTCCCCTCGTTGGGCGCCGTCGTGGTCGCAGCATTGTTCGCGATCGGCCTGGCACTGCTGGTGACCAGCCGACCGGCGATGAAAACGCCTGTGCACCAGATGGATCGACCGCAGCTGCGGCGGGATCTTCGCGAAGGCTTCGTGTTCATGGTCCGCACACCGTGGCTGTTGTGGACCCTGCTATTCGCGAGCATGTTCGTGCTCGTGCTGCTCGGACCCATCGAAGTGCTGCTGCCGTTCATCGCCAAGCAACGATTCGAGGACGGCGCACAAACGTTCGGCTTCATCTTGGCGTTCTTCGGCGTCGGCAGCGCATCGGGCGCGCTGGCCGTGTCGTCAGGACGACTGCCACGTCGCTACCTCACGGTGATGATGACGATGTGGAGCGTCGGCTCGATACCGCTTGTGATCGTCGGGTTCACGTCCTCGTTCCCGTTGATGGCCGCGGCGACGTTCGTCATCGGCGTCACCGACGGCGCAGGCATGGTCATCTGGGGCACGCTGCTGCAGCGACGGGTTCCGACCGAGATGCTGGGCCGGGTGTCGAGCCTGGACTTCTTCGTGTCGCTGGCGTTCATGCCGGTGTCGTTCGCGATCGTCGGTCCGCTGTCGAAAGTCGTTTCCATGCAAACGATTTTCCTGGTTGCAGGGGTCGTGCCGGTGGCGCTGGCGGCGGTCGCCATGTATGCAGCTCGCATGCGCCGCGACGAGCTGGCCCACCCACTGCGCTAG
- a CDS encoding NAD(P)H-dependent flavin oxidoreductase, whose protein sequence is MTITTKFTETFGIEHPIVQGGMQWVGRAELVAAVANSGALGFITALTQPTPADLAKEIAKCRDLTDKPFGVNLTILPTINPPPYDEYRQVIVDAGIKIVETAGSNPAPHLPMFHDNGIKVLHKCTSVRHAVKAQSLGVDGISIDGFECAGHPGEDDIPGLVLIPAASAKIDIPMIASGGFADARGLVAALALGADGINMGSRFMCTVESAIHQNVKEAIVAGSELDTELIFRPLRNTARVASNTVSREVVEILNGGGQFEDVKDLVAGKRGVKVYEVGDLDAGIWSVGTSMGLINDIPTCGELVARIVEEAEELITGRLADMVELEAEENVA, encoded by the coding sequence ATGACGATCACCACGAAGTTCACCGAGACCTTCGGCATCGAGCACCCGATCGTCCAGGGTGGTATGCAGTGGGTCGGTCGCGCGGAACTTGTTGCCGCGGTGGCTAATTCGGGTGCGCTCGGGTTCATCACCGCGCTGACACAGCCGACGCCGGCGGATCTGGCCAAGGAGATCGCCAAGTGCCGCGACCTGACGGACAAGCCGTTCGGGGTGAACCTGACGATTCTGCCGACGATCAATCCACCGCCCTACGACGAATACCGGCAGGTGATCGTCGACGCCGGCATCAAGATCGTGGAGACCGCAGGCTCGAATCCCGCGCCGCATCTGCCGATGTTCCACGACAACGGGATCAAGGTGTTGCACAAGTGCACTTCGGTGCGGCACGCGGTCAAGGCGCAGAGCCTCGGCGTGGACGGCATCAGCATCGACGGATTCGAGTGTGCCGGGCATCCGGGCGAGGACGACATTCCGGGTCTGGTGTTGATCCCCGCGGCGTCGGCCAAGATCGACATACCGATGATCGCCTCCGGCGGCTTCGCCGACGCGCGCGGCTTGGTCGCCGCGCTGGCGCTGGGTGCCGACGGCATCAACATGGGCTCGCGGTTCATGTGCACCGTGGAGTCGGCGATTCATCAGAACGTCAAGGAAGCCATCGTGGCGGGCAGCGAGCTCGACACCGAGCTGATCTTCCGTCCGCTGCGGAACACGGCGCGGGTGGCGAGCAATACGGTGTCGCGTGAGGTCGTCGAGATCCTCAACGGCGGCGGGCAGTTCGAGGACGTCAAGGATCTGGTCGCAGGCAAGCGCGGCGTCAAGGTCTACGAGGTCGGCGACCTGGATGCCGGCATTTGGTCGGTGGGCACCTCGATGGGCCTGATCAACGACATCCCGACGTGCGGCGAGCTGGTGGCGCGGATTGTGGAGGAAGCCGAGGAGCTGATCACCGGCCGGCTGGCCGACATGGTCGAGCTCGAGGCGGAAGAGAACGTGGCTTAG
- a CDS encoding 3-hydroxyacyl-CoA dehydrogenase, which produces MEIKDAVAVVTGGASGLGLATTKRLLDRGASVVVVDLRGEDAVKELGDRAQFVETNVTDPDAVTAALDAAEKIGPLRINVNCAGIGNAAKTLSKDGPFPLDAFKKVVEVNLIGTFNVLRLSAERIAKNEPIDGERGVIINTASVAAFEGQIGQAAYSASKGGVVGMTLPIARDLSRELIRVVTIAPGLFKTPLLGSLPEEAQQSLGKQVPHPARLGDPDEYGALAVHIVENPMLNGEVIRLDGAIRMAPR; this is translated from the coding sequence GTGGAGATCAAAGACGCCGTAGCAGTTGTCACGGGTGGTGCATCCGGACTGGGATTGGCGACAACGAAGCGGCTGCTTGACCGGGGCGCGTCCGTGGTGGTCGTCGACCTGCGGGGTGAGGACGCCGTCAAGGAACTTGGCGATCGCGCTCAGTTCGTGGAGACGAACGTGACCGACCCCGATGCCGTGACCGCAGCGCTCGACGCCGCCGAGAAGATCGGCCCGCTGCGCATCAACGTCAACTGTGCGGGTATCGGCAACGCGGCCAAGACGCTGTCCAAGGACGGGCCCTTCCCGCTCGACGCCTTCAAGAAGGTCGTCGAGGTCAACCTGATCGGCACCTTCAACGTGCTTCGGCTGTCCGCCGAGCGCATTGCCAAAAACGAACCGATCGACGGTGAGCGCGGCGTCATCATCAACACCGCCTCCGTCGCGGCGTTCGAGGGACAGATCGGCCAGGCCGCCTACTCCGCATCGAAGGGTGGCGTGGTCGGCATGACCCTGCCGATCGCCCGCGACCTGTCGCGTGAGTTGATCCGCGTCGTGACCATCGCGCCCGGCCTTTTCAAGACCCCGCTGCTGGGCTCGCTGCCCGAAGAGGCGCAGCAGTCGTTGGGCAAGCAGGTGCCGCATCCGGCCCGCCTTGGTGATCCCGACGAGTACGGCGCGCTGGCCGTGCACATCGTCGAGAACCCGATGCTCAACGGTGAGGTGATCCGCCTTGACGGTGCGATCCGGATGGCGCCGCGATGA
- a CDS encoding CaiB/BaiF CoA transferase family protein, with protein sequence MAGPLHGLRVVELAGIGPGPHAAMLLGDLGADVVRVERPGKDPGPATEPGRDYLLRNRRSVTADLKSDEGREFVLQLVAKADVLIEGFRPGVTERLGLGPQDCAKVNEKLIYGRMTGWGQTGPRSQQAGHDINYISLNGVLHAVGRAGERPVPPLNLVGDFGGGSMFLVVGILSALWERERSGHGQIIDAAMVDGSSVLSTMMWAFRGMGMWSDERGVNMLDTGAPYYDTYTCADGRYVSVGSIEPQFFAELLDKLGLDAKDLPDQNDVSRWPELRAKLTEMFASQDRDHWAKVFADSDACVAPVLSFAEVETEPHNTERDTFYRENDYLYPSPAPRFSRTVPGKPKPPGVPGADTEAVLGDWV encoded by the coding sequence ATGGCTGGACCACTGCACGGACTGCGAGTCGTCGAACTGGCCGGCATCGGCCCAGGCCCGCACGCCGCGATGCTGCTTGGCGACCTAGGCGCCGACGTCGTCCGCGTCGAACGTCCCGGCAAGGACCCCGGCCCTGCGACCGAACCCGGCCGCGATTACTTGCTGCGCAACCGTCGCTCGGTCACGGCCGACCTCAAGAGCGATGAGGGTCGCGAGTTCGTGCTGCAGCTGGTCGCTAAGGCCGACGTCCTCATCGAGGGCTTCCGGCCCGGCGTCACCGAGCGGCTCGGTCTCGGCCCGCAGGACTGCGCAAAGGTCAACGAGAAGTTGATCTACGGCCGCATGACCGGCTGGGGCCAGACCGGCCCGCGCAGTCAGCAGGCCGGCCATGACATCAACTACATCTCGCTCAACGGCGTGCTGCACGCGGTTGGCCGCGCCGGCGAACGTCCCGTCCCGCCACTGAACCTGGTCGGCGATTTCGGCGGTGGCTCAATGTTTCTCGTCGTCGGCATCCTGTCTGCGCTGTGGGAGCGCGAGCGCTCCGGGCACGGCCAGATCATCGACGCGGCGATGGTCGACGGCTCGAGCGTGCTCTCGACGATGATGTGGGCGTTCCGCGGGATGGGCATGTGGAGCGACGAGCGCGGCGTCAACATGCTCGACACCGGCGCGCCGTACTACGACACCTACACCTGCGCCGACGGCCGCTACGTCTCGGTCGGAAGCATCGAGCCGCAGTTCTTCGCCGAATTGCTCGACAAGCTGGGCTTGGACGCGAAAGACCTGCCCGACCAGAACGACGTCAGCCGCTGGCCCGAGCTGCGCGCCAAGCTGACGGAAATGTTCGCCTCGCAGGACCGCGACCACTGGGCCAAGGTGTTCGCCGACAGCGACGCCTGCGTCGCGCCGGTGTTGTCGTTCGCCGAAGTCGAGACCGAACCACACAACACCGAGCGCGACACGTTCTACCGCGAGAACGACTACCTGTATCCCTCACCGGCGCCGCGGTTTTCGCGCACGGTGCCGGGTAAACCGAAACCGCCGGGCGTGCCCGGCGCCGACACCGAAGCCGTCCTTGGCGACTGGGTTTAG
- a CDS encoding enoyl-CoA hydratase, producing MTTTDSRPAAYTSIDDLFVELADGVLSVTLNRPDSLNSLTAAMLKGIGDALEQAADDPQVKVVRLGGAGRGFSSGAGISEEDHANPGAAGTPADVLDAANRAVRSIVASPQPVVAVVQGPCAGVGASLALASDVVLASEKAFFMLAFTKIGLMPDGGASALIAAAVGRIRAMRMALLAERISAAEAFDWGLVTAVYPADEFDAEVAKVVSTLVSGPAVALRKTKDAINAATLVELEAALEREKQGQLVLLESADFREGTRAFQQRRPATFTDS from the coding sequence ATGACGACAACGGACTCCCGCCCGGCCGCGTACACGAGCATCGACGACCTGTTCGTCGAACTCGCCGACGGGGTGCTGTCGGTGACGCTGAATCGTCCGGACAGCCTGAACTCGTTGACCGCGGCGATGCTCAAGGGCATCGGCGATGCGTTGGAGCAAGCCGCGGACGATCCGCAGGTCAAGGTGGTGCGGCTCGGCGGTGCGGGCCGTGGCTTCTCCTCCGGCGCCGGGATCAGTGAAGAGGACCACGCGAACCCGGGCGCTGCGGGCACTCCTGCGGATGTGCTCGACGCGGCCAACCGTGCGGTCCGGTCGATCGTTGCGTCGCCGCAACCGGTCGTCGCGGTCGTGCAGGGACCTTGTGCCGGGGTCGGCGCCTCGTTGGCGTTGGCATCGGATGTCGTATTGGCTTCGGAGAAGGCCTTTTTTATGCTCGCGTTCACGAAGATCGGGCTGATGCCCGACGGTGGCGCGTCAGCGTTGATTGCCGCGGCTGTCGGCCGCATCAGGGCGATGCGGATGGCGCTGCTGGCTGAGCGGATTTCAGCGGCGGAGGCGTTCGACTGGGGCCTGGTGACGGCGGTGTATCCGGCCGACGAGTTCGACGCCGAGGTCGCCAAGGTGGTCTCGACGCTGGTGTCGGGACCCGCGGTGGCGCTGCGCAAGACCAAGGACGCGATCAACGCAGCGACGCTGGTCGAGTTGGAGGCGGCGCTGGAGCGTGAGAAGCAGGGCCAGCTGGTGCTGCTCGAGTCGGCCGACTTCCGTGAGGGCACGCGCGCTTTCCAACAGCGCCGGCCGGCGACCTTCACCGACTCCTAA